The following coding sequences lie in one Musa acuminata AAA Group cultivar baxijiao chromosome BXJ3-1, Cavendish_Baxijiao_AAA, whole genome shotgun sequence genomic window:
- the LOC135628840 gene encoding putative clathrin assembly protein At5g57200, whose translation MGTWRKAYGALKDSTKVGLAKVNSEFKDLDIAIVKATNHEECPPKERHVRTIFAATSVVRPRADVAYCIYALGRRLSKTHNWMVALKTLIVIHRTLREGDPTFREELLIYSRRGNVLHISNFKDDSGPLAWDCSAWVRTYALYLEERLSCFRILKYDIEAERLMKSPQESAKGHSRTRTLCCPDLLEQLLALQQLLFRLIGCRPEGAACGNFLIQYALALVLKESFKIYCAINDGIINLVDMFFDMSKYDAVKALDIYKRAGQQAESLSEFYEFGKCLELARTFQFPTLRQPPPSFLATMEEYVREAPGVGSVSSKRLEYEDRKVLTYQQEEAAPAEDENPDEEDEKQPPEEEQPPEEQPPPEPEPEPEPITEEEAQPATTGDLLGLDEINPVAAELEQSNALALAIISPGDDTKPSSTHDLFGTDSSGWELALVTTASSNTSQLVESKLAGGFDRLLLESLYEDSTRSQQIAGAYSSGGLDANPSDYNDPFAVSNSIAPPPSVQMALMAQQQQQQQQQYYYYQQQPLQQEQYYQQQDTSMMVPYQPQQAQQQMASANPFGDPFAGFPQGATTQSNQHLL comes from the exons ATGGGGACATGGCGGAAGGCCTACGGAGCCCTCAAGGATTCCACCAAGGTCGGGCTCGCCAAGGTCAACAGCGAATTCAAG GATTTGGACATTGCAATTGTGAAGGCAACAAACCATGAAGAATGCCCACCGAAGGAGCGGCACGTGCGGA CAATATTTGCTGCTACGTCTGTGGTGAGGCCACGAGCAGATGTAGCTTACTGCATATATGCACTTGGCAGAAGATTGTCCAAGACACATAATTGGATG GTTGCCTTGAAAACCCTGATAGTTATTCACAGGACATTGAGAGAGGGCGATCCCACATTCCGAGAGGAGCTATTGATTTATTCTCGTCGAGGAAATGTTCTACATATATCCAACTTTAAGGATGATTCTGGTCCTCTAG CTTGGGATTGTTCCGCATGGGTACGAACATATGCACTCTACTTAGAGGAGCGGCTTTCTTGTTTTAGGATCTTAAAATATGATATTGAAGCAGAACGTTTGATGAAATCTCCACAGGAGTCTGCCAAA GGACATAGTCGAACCAGAACACTATGTTGTCCTGATCTGTTAGAACAGTTGCTCGCTTTGCAACAGCTACTGTTCCGCCTTATAGGTTGCCGG CCTGAAGGAGCAGCATGCGGAAACTTCCTTATTCAATATGCATTAGCCCTG GTTTTGAAAGAGAGCTTTAAAATATATTGTGCAATCAATGATGGGATCATCAATCTTGTGGATATG TTCTTTGATATGTCAAAATATGATGCTGTCAAGGCGCTTGATATCTACAAGAGAGCTGGACAGCAG GCAGAATCTCTTTCTGAGTTCTATGAATTTGGCAAATGTTTGGAGCTTGCAAGGACCTTTCAGTTCCCAACTCTGAGACAG CCACCTCCTTCGTTCCTTGCAACAATGGAAGAATATGTCAGAGAAGCACCTGGGGTTGGCTCTGTTTCAAGCAAGAGGCTG GAATATGAAGATAGGAAAGTATTAACTTACCAACAAGAAGAAGCCGCACCTGCAGAGGACGAAAATCCAGATGAGGAAGATGAGAAACAGCCACCGGAAGAGGAACAACCACCAGAAGAGCAACCGCCAccggaacctgaacctgaacctgaacctataACTGAAGAAGAAGCTCAGCCTGCTACTACCGGAGACTTGCTG GGCTTGGATGAAATAAATCCCGTTGCTGCCGAACTTGAGCAAAGCAATGCCTTGGCCCTTGCCATCATTTCTCCAG GGGATGATACAAAGCCTTCATCAACTCATGACTTGTTTGGAACTGATTCTTCCGGATGGGAGTTAGCACTGGTCACTACTGCGAGCAGCAACACCAGCCAGTTGGTTGAAAGCAAACTG GCTGGCGGATTCGACAGGCTGTTGCTAGAAAGTCTCTACGAAGATTCAACTAGGAGCCAACAAATTGCTGGTGCTTACAGCAGCGGCGGTCTGGACGCCAATCCTTCCGATTACAATGATCCCTTCGCCGTGTCGAACAGCATTGCGCCGCCACCAAGCGTGCAGATGGCTTTGATGGcacagcagcaacaacagcagcagcagcagtattaCTACTATCAACAGCAGCCGCTACAGCAGGAGCAGTATTATCAGCAGCAGGATACGAGTATGATGGTGCCTTATCAACCTCAGCAAGCTCAGCAGCAGATGGCCTCTGCCAACCCCTTCGGCGACCCATTTGCCGGCTTTCCACAGGGTGCAACCACACAAAGCAATCAGCATCTGCTCTAA